CATCCTCACCTCCTCAACGTTGCAGCAGCCACACATACTCCCTCTCACCACCATCATTTTCTTCTACTTCCATCCACAACGCACCAGCCATCACCACCATGACGCCTCTTCCTTGTCCAGTCCAGAGCCGCGAGCACCACCACCTTCAGGAGCGGCGAGAAGCTACATAGAACAGAGgagaaacaaaaccctagccgccaccggtgtcttctccggcgagcttcGTTCTGAAAATCAAGGGCAATTTCTTGAAGCTTTCGACCTCCTCTTCTCAAATCCGAGGCCAAACCACTGCTAAGAGGTGTTTCCTCTTGTCAATTTTGGATCTAATAGTCTAggatttttatgttttctgatttgggtaaaaagaatttaatggAGTTAAATTGATactgatttttctttcttgaatATGGTTGGTTTCATTCCAATTTGTTTTCTGATTCTGGGTAGGTGTGGGATTTATTGATTGGGTTTTCTGGAGTAGGAAGTTTTGATCTTGATTTTGGAGGTGAATGTATTGGGTTTGCTAGGCTTCCCAAACAAAATTGCATATACACTAGCATCCAGTTCCCTTTGCATATACACTAGCATCCATCATAACAAAATTGATGTTTCAATGTTCTAGGGTTCTAGGGTTCTTGTTCTTATAAGGAAGAAAGGGACTAAATTGATGTTTCAATGTTTCCCCCAACGTTCAGATCCACGTGGCAACGCCATTAGGgcacttaacgtgccaaatcatTATCTCTGTTAATGTTCACTAACGGGAAAACGGCCAAGGACCAACGTGGTCGACGTTTGCAAACATTAGGGACTACGGGAGACATTTCTGAAGAATAGGGACTAATATGCCCGACACCTACAActttagggaccaaagtgaccattcacccTCCAAACTATACTAGAGAATCAGTGTATAACACTCTCCCAAAAGGGAGTTAAGAAAATGAGTACCAAAAGGAAATTCTTGCCCGACAACAGCTAAATAAATTGTTAAAGCAAGAATTAATCATCTTGTTTTCAGTTAAcacatactccctccgttcctaattataagacctaatacaaaaaattgcgcttattaagaaaacattaaatgtgtctaattagtgtgttggttttttaaaaatgcatacattcttccatatttaccctttgttattttctctcactaataaatggtaggtggtaattaaaactttggaattgaaaacacacCATTAATGTAAgggttatatatggaagagtagaatattttttgctagattattgttaaaggtcttatatttaggaactagaaaattttaaaactaggtcttataattaggaacggagggagtagtaattTTCACTTACTTAAATAGAAATGTGGATGGTTGAGGAGGAAATGATGGTATAATTAGTAATTACTATACTTAGTTGAATTCTTGATCAGAGATACCAATCATATGTTAACTTGGTCACTTGCATTGTTCTATGATCACTCTCAAATTCAAGTCCAACTTAAATTTGAGATTttcaaaaactaataaaatggGAACAACAAAAAGAAAGAGGTTGTGTAGTAGTAAAATTTATCTAATGCTTGTTGAAAATTAACAACATAATGGTTGTTGAAAAATAACAACACAAAGACAATAACAGCTAAAATATATAGTAACTTGCAGATAATAATTTTCTCAATTTGCGAGATTTTTTAAGGGGCAATAATAAATAACAACGACTAAATATCACAAACATAGAATCATAGAATTTTAACATGAAAAACCTCATCaatataaaaagtaaaagtATAAAACCCATCGATGCAAACCGGACAATCAACATCCACTATGATCAATGTAAGGGTATAAGAGAGTCATTTTCACAGCACAAATTGTGTTCAACAACTTGGTAAATAACAACACAACAAGCTCAAAATAAAGAACTAATTAGGACAACTAGAAAAATTAGAATTCATTGTTGCTGTCAGAGCTCCATTTCCCCtatatcaaattttttttcactGATCAACATGTTTAGATTGAAGAATCGAAAATTTTGAATCGTTGTTCAATTTTCAGTCTGATCCAATAGTGAAAGAAACAATAATGATGAATTTTCTTAAAACTAATGATGAATCTACTACAAGGGCACTAAGTTTGAGCGAGAATGGTTTATttcctcttctctctcacttttttGCTACCTCTCTTACCAAAATGAGCACCCTCTCTTGCCATAATATGATATCTCTCCACAAAGGTACATGAGATAAATGAGCTTTAACATTTTGGACATTTCTCCACACAAGAAGAGAGCTAAAACCCAACAGTTATCTCACTCATAACCATGTCGAGATGTCTGGAAAACTGACGATCTCACGACAAGTTTCAAACTTACATCTCAATTACACCTTAACCATCATATCAGCTCCATTACCATCTATATGGACCTTTTCCAATTCCAACAACCAAGAAACTAATGCATCACGTATCCAATCACACCTCACATTAATATGTTTGGACCTAGAATGAAAAGTTGAATTCTTACCAAGATGAATTGCACTTTGACTATTACAAAATAACAAGTATTTGTTCTGGACAAAACCAAGCTCAAGCAAgaatttcttcactcaaaaCAACTCATTGCATGATTATGTAATGGTAATGAACTAATAGTAGACAATGAAACAAATGAGCTTTCACATTTTTGAGCATTTCTCTATATAAGAAGGGAGCCCAAAACCCAACAATACTCTAATTGGTATGTTATGAAGCATCAACGTCCAGAGCGACACTACAGCATTTTTCACTTTAGACCACGGTGCATTTTTCAACGGACAGAAAACCGAGGCCTAAAGATACTATATGCCACGGTTTCATAAGTGTAAACAGTTTTGAATAAATCTTAAGCACGAACACAATAAACCGTGGCCTCGGCATTTTAAGCCACGGATGTGGAACTGTGGAAATTTTATGGCCAGTGTTTCAAACCGTGGCAACATTATCCCACTAATTTCTAACTGTGGTATATAGATTTACATTATGGAGCCCATAAAATATTTGTCCGCCAAAAATTTTAGTGTTAGTCACGTTTTGTCTTTTAAATTTTCacaaataaatgttattttttcttaaaaaaagtcataaacaaaaaactaaagataaaataaaacatgtACAGAGTCGACATACAGATAGAACCCTTGTCCTTGTGCCGCTCCAGTGTGGATCGTCTTCCTTCTTCTCCGCATGCGCGACCCTCGTGCGCTAGCTCGGCCGTGTAATCTTCCCCTTTCTGTTCGATAACATCCATCACACAGGAGAGGCACTGACGCAACGACAGCACCCAAGATGAGGACGAAATCGATGAACGCAACCTCCACCGATTATCGTGCCTCTCCGAAACAACCTCAACAACTAGCGCCTTCTCCAGCATCGCACCCCCTCGAAACTTTGAGAATGCCAACAAGGTGTTGTGGGCCGCGCCACCAGAGGTCACACATACCACCGCTCCCACATCGCACCGCTTTGTGGAGATGAGGTAATTTGGGGTTAGACCAAGTGATTTAGGAATTTAGGTTGCACCAAGGGATTTAGGGGTTTGGAAGTCCTTTATTTAGgtatgaaaataaaattcagctgCCTCTTTCTTTCCAAATCGATTCATAAGATAAATGTTGTAATTTTGGTTTCGGTGGTGAGAAAGAAGCTCAAATGTGTGTAAGATGCTTCTTGGGATAATATTGAAGAAATGTCCTCCCAATTGGCTGgtaaattttagtttttgttcgTGTCTAATTAACCCAATTCCTTCGGTTTGTGACAATCTTAGGAGTTAGGATAAGTTGTTCCCAATTTGCAGGTTCATTTGGCACATCTAGTTTTGTTGATGTGCATTACCGCATTGGGCATTTTAAGAGAATTACTCtgattggaataaaaaaaaacttagatgGTTGTAGTCATCTAGTCCTTTTGGTTTTGTTAGAGTATGTATTTGAATATGTGCTTATCTATTCCCTGGATAAGATTGGTATACCGTATATGAACTGGTCACCTATGAACAATACTCTTTGCTTAAACTTAATATATGAATATAATTATGGATTTATGGTTTATCTTACATTTATATAGCCAATTCTTTAATTTATGTAAAGCTGGTCTTTTAGCTTTATAACTCTGCATGACTTATCTCCTTTATTTTTTGGTGTAGTCAAGGTTATTAGTTCGTGATGTCATGTTTGGTTTGCTAAATAAAAGAATTAGCTTTGTCATGTGAAATGGAATCATTTTGCTGATATTTCACCTATGGAGGTCTGCTATGAATTGTATAAAAGAATTTCATTGAAAATTAGTATTCTAATAAAAACTTTTCTcaataatgttttaattttggtTGCTTGTTGCATGGGATGTTATTACATGCAGTGTTTTGAACAGTGAACTTGAGATTGGACTAGCTAGAGCTTAGAGTCACATTTGTCTCCTCTTTGAGAGTGTTTATAAGAAAGCATCTATTGAAGGAACAGAAGATTCTTGTGAGGGAAGCTATGATTCTAATGGTTCAGAGAAAAGCCTTGATTCATTTGTTTACCAGGTTAGAGTAGAAGCAGTTTGTGacgtttattattttataatgcATATGACATTTCGCTATTTGACATTTCGCTATTTGACATATTTCTATCTTTATTATGTTGACTATACTAATTTATCATGTTCTTGGCTGCTGTTAAGTAGGATTTTTATGCTGTCAACTTTCACTCCAAtcctgaagatcagaaggtttttattttttatcaggTCCAAGTCCAACTGCTTGTAGCTATTGATTGTGTGTTCCATATGTGATGTATTATTGCATTGTTTACTCTTATTCATTAGTAAAGTTGTCCACTTAAGTTACATGTGGATTTGAATCTTGAGATGGTTTGTCAGAGATGTTAACTTTATAAATACTCGAGATGTTATCcactgtagtttttttttttgaacgtatccACTGTAGTTATTCATTCTTATAGTTATTTTAACTTACATGTTATTTGAGGTGATCAAAGTTAtcgtttttttttgaaattgatctAAGTTATCGTTGTTAGAAGATAAACAATCGTGATAAACAATTGTTGAAATTCCATGAATTTTGAATATAATGGGTAGGACATGGGGTACCCAAATTTTGAATGTTAGATTGCAagcggggggggggggaagtAGCTTAAAAGGTTCTAAAAAgtaattgaatttcaaaaaaaaaccactATGATGGCCACGGTTTAAAAACTGTGGTAAAAAAGGCATTAGTAAACCGTGGCATTTAAGGCACAAGAAACCGTGGCATAAACTTGTCAAAAAACCGTGGTTGAAATTTCCAAAGCCACGGTTTTCCAAATGCGGCATTATGTAAACCGTGGCATTAAGGTTTTGAGCAAACCGTGGCTTTAAATTGACAAAACCGTGGCACTTGAGCTTGGCCACGGCCACATACACTGCGACACGAAAACCGTGGCAAAACCGCGGCGTAAGCTTTCAACCACGGTTTTGTAACATGAGCCTGCAGTTTTTCGTCCGCGGTGGAAGGCAAAAAATGTTGTAGTGCGATAAACTAACATTACTTCATTATATATACTTTTTTAGCAAAAGCAATCGACATTGCATAAATCTATAATTCATTGTAGGTTTAATTACATTTATCGTCTCTAATCTATCACAATTGTGCGATTTGAGTCTCAATTTTCAAAACGAGTGATTTGGGTACCAGATGTTTGTGATTTTAGCAGTATTGACCATTATGTtagatttttatttgaaatgtgCTTAGGCGTCATGTACTATTGGCACTTaaacattattttttaaaaaagttgcCATGTCATCAtattcaaccttcatcttcttcactcaTGGTTCTAGAttgcttaccaaaaaaataaaactcttGATCATAGATTGACGTGTCTTTCTTCAAATGAAACACGAGAATATCACTCATATTCATCTTTACTTCAATCTAGAAAAATGAATCAAAACCAAGCTCAAACCTTTCAGCATACCATAACCACACAACATAAAAATGCACAAAAAAAAAGCTTTCATTAAGGGCCCACTTGAAGCATACGAACACATACAAATTAAATGTACAAGTTCCACTAGAAGCAGAACCAAGATGAAAAGTGAAAGATGCAGAATCAGTATTTGAATCATTTCTCTTCACATTTTCATAGCCATAAACCCTAATCGTCACTCTTACCTATTAAAACTCACCATCATAGAGTTgtagaggatgaggaggaggcGGATTTGTGTCTATCTACATGACACATATATATACATCCACATCATTTAACGAATGCCCACTTAAACACATTCAGTTAGCCATTAGACTAACGAACGGATCAAAATTGTTGATGTCAAAAATACCTGAGGCccgaattattaatttaaaaaatgagaAGCCCAAATTGTAGAACCATGATACATAAAaacgaaaagtgcaattaaaccCTAATTTTACTTTGAGAAATACTTcaaacaaaatttgaaaaaaaaatgatggaaTAAGAATTATACGTGTCTCATTTCTCAGGTCAAGTCATGGGTTTCACACTTTCACTGACACAGACTTTACGTTTACAGTCCAACAACTATAGTTACTACGTCCAAACATTCTTCTCCTTTGTGTTCTTCCCCCCTCGTGAACAAGGGCGAAACCGTCATTAACCTCCAAGGGCATATCCGTCCCAACAccacaataaaaaaaacaaaaaccgcAAATCCAAATTTAAATTATCCCAGATCTCAATCTCCACCGTCAAAATACCCCATCCAACGGCTCACATCACTCCTCATCACAAAGCGAGGGAACAAACCTCCACCGTCCGATCCTCCTCTCATCGTCCATACCCTCGCTATAAAAATCTCCTCTCATCACTCATCTTCTCTGCAAATCCAAACTCTCACTCTCTCCACTTCACTCTCACTCTTCAACAATCTCCATAACCGTCAAGGTACTTCTCTctctactttctctctctagatcTGGAAATGGAAACCTCGATTTCAATCGATTCACCACTGAAACTTCACGATTTCACTGTTTTTTTCGAGTTTTTGCAGAGAAAATGAGGGAGATCCTTCACATTCAGGGTGGACAATGCGGGAACCAGATCGGTTCGAAGTTCTGGGAGGTGGTTTGCGACGAGCACGGCTTAGATCCGACGGGGAGGTACGTCGGGAACTCCGATCTGCAACTTGAGCGCGTGAATGTCTACTACAATGAAGCTTCCTGTGGAAGGTTTGTTCCACGCGCCGTCCTCATGGATTTGGAGCCGGGAACCATGGACAGCGTCCGCACCGGTCCGTATGGCCAGATCTTCCGTCCGGATAACTTCGTGTTTGGACAGTCCGGCGCCGGGAACAACTGGGCGAAAGGACACTACACTGAAGGTGCTGAGCTTATTGACTCTGTTCTTGATGTTGTGAGGAAGGAAGCTGAGAACTGTGATTGTCTTCAAGGTATGGATAATTGGTTACTCAATTAAGCAATGTGATTGTTGTGGCGGTTTGTTACTGATCTTTGAATCATTGTGTTTGTAGGGTTTCAGGTGTGTCATTCGTTGGGTGGAGGAACGGGATCGGGGATGGGAACGCTGTTGATTTCGAAGATCAGGGAGGAGTATCCTGATAGGATGATGCTGACGTTCTCTGTGTTTCCTTCACCTAAGGTGTCTGATACTGTTGTGGAGCCTTACAATGCTACTCTGTCTGTTCACCAGTTGGTGGAGAATGCTGATGAGTGTATGGTGCTGGATAATGAGGCGCTCTATGATATCTGCTTCAGGACTCTCAAATTGACCACTCCTAGCTGTGAGTACACTCGATCAATGCTAATTGTAATTTTCCTGATTGTCAATTGCATTGTTGATCACTAGATACGATGATTGTGTTCATGATGATTGGATTGCAACCAGTAAATAGTTAAACTGGTTTCTTATAGCATGGTTTCTGAAATTTAGTCAAGTTTGTTGCCACTTTAGAATTTTAATGATTGATTTGACTATGAAATGCATATCTGAGAAATTAATTTGACAGATTATGTATGATTTGGGACTATGAGAATTATATTCATCATTTAGGACAAACATGAATTTTATCGTATTTCTCAAGATTAATTTGAACTCCTATTTAATTGGTTGATCTGTTTATTTAAGCTGCCATAGTAAATGTACCCTTTGGGGAGTTTCCCTTCCTTTTTTAATTTGCTACTGATTATTGTGAATTAGATCTGTGGAATACTACTATTTTTGGTCTGGAGAGTGAAGGCTAGTTTCTGAATTTGGATTTTTCTAGATCGAATAGTTTCTATTTCAGGATTTATAAGGCAGATCTGACTATGAAATCAGTAGTGAGGAATCTATTAATCATCAAGAACATGAGTGTAATTTTCATCGTTCCGGGCCAAGCATAACTAGTgctgcatttttttttatcattttactCTTATTTAGTTGGTTGATCTGATTAATGTGTCATTATTAATAATGGCATGTCATATTAATAGTGATATGTCACTTTGGGAGATTgtccatttttctcttttaaaatTGCAACTGATCATTGTTAATTTGTTCTATAAAATGCTAATTTTGGCTTTGATCAGTAGTTGGGTGAGGTGGTCCTGGATCTTTGGTTGGTAGTTACTGATAATTTGTAAATTTTTGTTGCAGTTGGTGACTTGAACCACTTGATCTCAGCAACCATGAGTGGTGTCACTTGCTGTCTTCGTTTCCCTGGTCAACTCAACTCTGACCTCAGGAAACTAGCAGTGAATCTGATCCCATTCCCTCGTCTGCACTTTTTCATGGTTGGGTTTGCTCCCCTCACCTCCCGTGGCTCTCAGCAGTACCGTGCACTGACGGTCCCTGAACTGACCCAGCAGATGTGGGATTCCAAAAACATGATGTGCGCTGCTGATCCTCGACATGGTCGCTACCTCACAGCATCTGCCATGTTCAGGGGCAAGATGAGCACCAAAGAAGTGGATGAGCAAATGATCAATGTCCAGAACAAAAATTCCTCCTACTTCGTGGAGTGGATCCCCAACAACGTGAAGTCCAGTGTCTGTGACATTGCTCCTAAGGGTCTCTCCATGGCATCCACATTCATTGGCAACTCAACCTCAATTCAGGAAATGTTCAGGAGAGTGAGCGAGCAGTTCACTGCCATGTTTAGGAGGAAGGCTTTCTTGCATTGGTACACTGGTGAAGGCATGGATGAAATGGAATTCACAGAAGCTGAGAGCAACATGAATGATCTCGTGTCGGAATACCAGCAATACCAGGATGCTACTGCTGAGGATGATGGGGAGTATGAagatgaggaagaggaggaacaaGAGCACGTGTATGAATGAAGAAATTATTACTAAGCTGAAATCTCCTGCTTATTGCATTATGTTATATGATGCGTAATTGTGCTCTCTCCTGCGTGAAGAAGATTGTAATTAGTATATTTTGCGGTGATTATCCTGATGTGGAGAAAGGAAATGCCTATTTTCTTTCTTCATGCTATTGTGAGCTGCAGAGAGGTTAATTGTAGTGGGGGGAGTCTGGGTACAAGTTTTAAAGTAGTCATGCGGCACCTATCTGTTTGTTTTGATATTTGCTTGTTTGTTCGCTCTATCTGGTACATCAGATCATGTTTCATTAATACTTTGTTATTCATATGCATGTCTTTTTCATAACATTGGAGTTTATTTTGTTGTTTGGAGAAGATCCATGACTCTTCTTTCTGGCTAAGTAAGCAATTTTAGAACGTGCATTCTTTGTGGATGAAGTAAGCAGAATGTAGCAATTTAAGTTAGAATGGCTAACATGCCCTGTTAGTTTCCGACTTTTCATGGTATCTGATCAAAGTAAGCAAGCCCACAATAAAGTTTTGAAATGCCTCATATTAGACAGCAAACTACCGTAAGACTTTGAAAGTTAAAAGAAAAAGGTAAAAAATTTGAGCTTTGTATTGAATCAATTCACTCTACTTGAAGCAATGACATGGTATCCtcccaccaccctccacctttGGCCTATGCCAATCTCTAAACCAACACCTCTACTTCCAGCCCACCACAAGATCAACTGTGTATATTGTTGCCAAAGCCCTTTCATCTTGGTGGCCTCCTCCACCGAACCATCAACCACTGGACTtccatgagagggttgttccaCTGTAGATCCAAACATTCCTTTCCACCATCTGTCACGTCGGAATGTCGACCACCACAACAAGCACTCTATGTTATGCTTAGGCTTTCAAGGCCTGAGTCTCTCTCCAGGCACCCCAATTGCACTCTATGTTATGCTTAGGCTTTCAAGGCCTGAGTCTCTCTCCAGGCACCCCAATTGTTTCGGGGCCATCACCGTTTTCTTCAAAGTTGAAGCCGATGTGCTTGTGGTTCTGCCAGCAGGAAGTAGAAGAGAAGGGCAGAGGAGGCAGAAGGCGTAGTGATTACGACTGTGGGCGAGATGTTAAACTGGGGAGGAGGTATCCGGAAGTGGAGAGACACAATCCAACAACTTTCCTATGCTTCCCTATGCTTTCTAGGAGTAGGATTATATGGAGCGTAAAATAGAAAGGTAAAAGAACTGCAATTAAGGTCCAATATGTTTATGGTGTCACAAAAATATACTTAATATGCCTGAGACGTTTTGCAACGAAACCTGATTATTAGCAACGTGCCCAAAGGTAATGGAATCACTTTAGAGGAGTCTGACcctcaaaattttgagggaTAAaccatgttttatttttatcttttcttcatcGAAATAAACCACTTGATCACAATAAAAAGAACAGAAATGGCTGAGATTCGAAGTGAAAGGGCGTAGGATTTTCTTCGTCCATAACAAAGGATAAAGGGCTTTGacaaaacacaaaaaatatTGGCTCCACTTTGGTCAAAGGACCAAAAGGATTGGGTAGTAGAACTTGGTAATGTCAGATTGTATTGGACGAATTGGGCCATTTGTCTTACACCTCAGTCCAAAAGGGATATTTGGTCACTTTGTGCTATAGTTTTATGTAGTTTACACGGggttttattgtatttgatgGTTATTTTAGATCAAAGAACGGCTATTTCCTTTAAAAAACAAGGGTTATTGTCAAAAAAGGTTACCCGTTTAGCCAAATTTtccaaaattgtaaaaaaattaacttatatATTATGAATATCTGAATGTCTTATCAGTGGGTTTGAAGTTTGGGTTAGATGAAAAGACTATGGGTTAGGCCCATGTATATTGTTTCTATATTCTTGAcctaatattataaataaaaggGAGTTAGCACCAAGTTGTTCATCCCCTTTTGCAATTGTCTTCTCttattctcttttctctttacctGCTTGCTTACAGTTCATATTACGTTGCAGCGTGATAGTTTTCATCCATCTCCTCATGAATCAATCGGGTAAGCATCACGAATTTCGTTTACAATGAGATCAGATGAGTTACGGATATGGTGAAGCTCAATGATACCTCTCTTCCAaccaatataatattttttttgtatccTCCTACTTTTGGGATATTGATTATTGATATGTATAAACTACTAGTTCTGAAAAATTATATTGTAATGCAATATATTTAAAGTACGAGTCCTGGAGATTGGGTTTATAATGCTCATAAACTATGAGTTCAGAAGAATTATATATAATGCACTTTAGGATTCATAGCGGGAAAAAAAACATAGAATATGTTTTCCTCTCTTATGAATATTGCTTTGCGAAAGATAGTAGTAGTTTACCCTTTTCATCATCATGTGGAAGATGGAGCATTTTTAGTAGCATAGTAGGtgtgtttgtgggttttgtttattgttaattttaatgCCTTCGCTTACCAGAACAATGGAAAACATTGTGAACGCCGTGAACTGATATCATTATTTTTCATCTTGAAATATTATTTTTCCATAACTTCATAGTGTTGGTCTCCCTAATTTAATGTCAGTTACTATTATAAAATGCTCACCATAATTTTTCATCATAATCTTCTCTCGTAGTGTGTCATAGACGTTTAATTTTACATTAAATCATATTAATATCATCATAATAGACGTTTGACTCTTTCCTTATTATTATTGATTTCCTTTAATGGAGATttgatatataaatatattatatgatTACATTGTTTATTTAATATGATCGTATCTTTTTTTAATAGGTGTTGTCTGTTTGGGAGTTGCGGCTATCCCTCCTAACAAATGATTTTCTTAGAGTTCGACCTTACGACCTTACCCTTCAGCTTGTCTATCAGACCATCACTAAACCAATATTGGTACTGTTTTTCATCTTAACTATATTTGAGTtgttattcaaattcaaataaaataaaaatcccaTCCTACacgaaaattttaaattatgccTACACGTAATTTCTTTTCTAATCATGGTATATGCTCTTCTGTAAATTATCATGAAACAAAATTTAAATGATATAATGTAAAGTTTGGTAAAGCATCGTTGTTTAAGTTTGCTTTAATCGAATATGAGATAATTAATTTGTTTTGTgatgattgattatttttttattcaaattttttagtcaaaatttCGAATCTTGCAAACTTTGATTTTGTAGCTCTTCATATTTTGAGAAGAACTATTTTTCTTGGGTGTTACATGTTGAAATTCATTTAGATGCTAGTTATCTTGGAAATGTCATTAAAGAAGGAAATACCGAATCTAACCAAGTTAAATTTAAAACTATGATTTTTCTTCGTTATCACCAGGAATGAGTAAAAGCTGAATACCTTACAATAAAAGATCAACTTGATCTTTGGAATAATTTGAGAGAGGTTTGACCGTAAAAACTGTCATTTCATTCATAACTCTTTATGAATGTTTGCATTTGCGTTTGTAAGGTTTTAAACTGTAAACAAGAATAACTATATTTTATTTAGAATCACTTTCAATTAAAGTTGTATGGAGAAAAATTTAGCGATGCAGatatgaaagaaaaataatCTCCACTTCTTCACGCATCTACTGTGGTTCTGTAATAACTATATCGAGAAAGATGTTCCAAAAAAATACTTTGAGTTATCTCTTGCCATGTTGTGACTAAAGAAAACAATAAACTTCTGATGCAAAATCATAAGGCACTACTAACCTGCTGACAATGCAATAACATATAATCAAGATTTTCATGGTCAAAGTCGTGGTCATAGT
This is a stretch of genomic DNA from Lotus japonicus ecotype B-129 chromosome 1, LjGifu_v1.2. It encodes these proteins:
- the LOC130730047 gene encoding tubulin beta-3 chain, which encodes MREILHIQGGQCGNQIGSKFWEVVCDEHGLDPTGRYVGNSDLQLERVNVYYNEASCGRFVPRAVLMDLEPGTMDSVRTGPYGQIFRPDNFVFGQSGAGNNWAKGHYTEGAELIDSVLDVVRKEAENCDCLQGFQVCHSLGGGTGSGMGTLLISKIREEYPDRMMLTFSVFPSPKVSDTVVEPYNATLSVHQLVENADECMVLDNEALYDICFRTLKLTTPSFGDLNHLISATMSGVTCCLRFPGQLNSDLRKLAVNLIPFPRLHFFMVGFAPLTSRGSQQYRALTVPELTQQMWDSKNMMCAADPRHGRYLTASAMFRGKMSTKEVDEQMINVQNKNSSYFVEWIPNNVKSSVCDIAPKGLSMASTFIGNSTSIQEMFRRVSEQFTAMFRRKAFLHWYTGEGMDEMEFTEAESNMNDLVSEYQQYQDATAEDDGEYEDEEEEEQEHVYE